Proteins encoded within one genomic window of Chitinophaga parva:
- a CDS encoding ligase-associated DNA damage response exonuclease, which yields MLLHFTDKGIYCPAGDFYIDPWQPVERAVITHAHSDHARWGSRRYLCQDFSVPLLKLRLGADLQVQGVPYGESIYFNGVSVSFHPAGHIIGSAQVRIEAGGEVWVVSGDYKVEHDGISTPFEPVRCHTFITESTFGLPIYRWQPQAHIGEEIKSWIAGNQAAGKASVLAAYSLGKAQRLLRLLQGVTPRFLAHGAIAITQQVIVDAGWPLPMVERITPDTPRETLRNAVIICPPSAVGSSWMRRFHPYSLGVCSGWMQVRGHMRRRNADAGFALSDHADWDGLLQAVQATGAARVFATHGFSSVFARYLTEKLGLEAAEIKTQFGDEDEDSGDTGNEPEATPTAASDEAPGIHNDETLPAEE from the coding sequence ATGTTATTGCACTTCACAGATAAAGGTATCTACTGCCCTGCCGGCGATTTTTACATCGATCCCTGGCAGCCCGTGGAGCGGGCGGTGATCACGCATGCGCATAGTGACCACGCCCGCTGGGGCAGCAGGCGTTACCTGTGCCAGGACTTCAGTGTGCCCCTGCTAAAACTGCGGCTGGGCGCTGACCTGCAGGTGCAGGGTGTGCCTTACGGGGAAAGTATCTATTTCAATGGGGTAAGCGTTTCCTTTCACCCCGCGGGGCATATCATCGGCTCCGCGCAGGTGCGCATTGAGGCAGGCGGGGAAGTATGGGTGGTAAGCGGAGACTACAAGGTGGAGCACGATGGTATCAGCACCCCGTTTGAACCGGTGCGCTGCCATACTTTCATTACCGAGTCCACCTTTGGCCTGCCCATTTACCGCTGGCAGCCGCAGGCGCACATCGGGGAGGAGATCAAAAGCTGGATAGCCGGTAACCAGGCTGCCGGCAAAGCCAGTGTACTGGCGGCTTACAGCCTGGGCAAAGCACAGCGCCTGCTGCGTCTGCTGCAAGGGGTTACGCCCCGCTTCCTGGCGCATGGGGCCATTGCCATTACCCAGCAGGTGATCGTGGATGCAGGCTGGCCCCTGCCCATGGTAGAGCGTATTACCCCGGATACCCCCAGGGAAACGCTGCGCAATGCCGTGATCATCTGCCCACCCAGCGCGGTAGGCTCTTCCTGGATGCGGCGTTTCCATCCTTACTCCCTGGGCGTGTGCAGCGGGTGGATGCAGGTACGTGGCCACATGCGCCGCCGCAATGCAGACGCGGGGTTCGCCCTCTCTGATCATGCGGACTGGGATGGATTACTACAGGCCGTACAGGCCACCGGTGCAGCACGGGTGTTTGCCACCCATGGCTTCAGCAGCGTATTTGCGCGCTACCTTACGGAAAAACTGGGCCTGGAAGCGGCGGAAATAAAAACACAGTTTGGCGATGAGGATGAAGACAGCGGCGATACCGGCAATGAACCGGAAGCAACGCCCACAGCAGCATCAGACGAAGCGCCGGGTATTCATAACGATGAAACGCTCCCCGCGGAAGAGTAA